From Methanobacterium congolense, one genomic window encodes:
- the pglX gene encoding BREX-1 system adenine-specific DNA-methyltransferase PglX, translated as MDKKAIKTFAIEARKKLIEEVKYQASLLGITADGITEPVEKAEGIEVYDIGAATPNTIYDEAIKQRESLVKRINEKGFDNVVEEVAYTWFNRIIAIRFMEVNDYLPTRVRVLSSETEGKIEPDIITESPNIDLDFTEEEIEQTYQLKNDNKLDELFKLLFIKQCNKLNEILPELFEKTADYTELLLSISFTNEEGTDRQLIDNISEEDFKDQVEIIGWLYQYYNTELKDDTFKQLKKRVKISKERIPAATQLFTPDWIVRYMVENSLGRLWLEGHPDNNLKENWKYYLDEAEQEPEVQIELAKIQEESKNLKPEDIKVIDPAMGSGHILVYAFEVLMQIYTSVGYSKKDATESILKNNLYGLDIDDRAYQLAYFAVMMKARSYNKGILTKNIEPQICAIQESKGISDELIDFIADGNSNIRKDLIYLVETFKDAKEYGSILKVKEDIDYHRLEKQMDNIKKMNIKTIESINYQNKSLSIIQPLIKQLKLLLMKFDIVTTNPPYMSRNSMNKNVAKYLQSNYPDSKWDIFGVFIEKCQDMLNPSSFLSIITQHSFMFLSVYENLRKKILLNDIINMAHLGTRAFEEIGGEVVQTTSFVLRKSNLENYNSTYCRLVNFNNQDKKEKEFLLRNNLYQTKKTNYTKIPGSTIAYWIPENVFKLFEKNKISDFAEAKAGIVTGNDDFFIKAWYEISFSAISFDITNFDNEKIPQWVPINKGGTYRKFYGNNTYIINLKDLYDIEKTSKSVRRGDPNYYFKESITWSMVTANPSFRYSINNVSGVASPSLFVFNKDYTNYLLGFLNSNVSEFFTNTLNPTVNLHTGDVLNLPIIISEQHISEINRLVEENISILKEDWDSYETSYNFKSHDFLIYSRKFDLNMIEKNFLKMKLNYETQLSNYKSNLLKMNEIFIQLYEMENILDNLIPENQIELKNKNQSNECRSLISYAVGCILGRYSLDKEGLIYAGGQWDPSKYSKFIPDDDNIIPILDTEYFEDDIVGRFVEFVKVTFGEETLEENLEFIAKGLKKKGTTSREIIRNYFLTDFYKDHVKTYKKHPIYWQFDSGKNNGFKALIYMQRYEPDLVARVRIDYLHKTQKALETTIAHNERIMESSTSTSEKSKAVKTRNKLVKQLEETRKYDEALAHIANQKIEIELDDGVKVNYAKFQGVEVNKGQKTTKINLLKKI; from the coding sequence ATGGATAAAAAGGCTATTAAGACATTTGCTATTGAAGCACGAAAGAAACTAATTGAAGAAGTCAAGTACCAGGCAAGTCTTTTAGGGATAACTGCTGATGGTATCACAGAACCTGTGGAAAAAGCAGAAGGTATAGAAGTATATGATATAGGTGCCGCTACACCTAATACTATCTATGATGAAGCCATTAAACAGAGAGAAAGTCTGGTTAAAAGAATTAATGAAAAGGGATTTGATAATGTTGTAGAGGAAGTGGCCTATACCTGGTTTAACCGAATAATAGCCATAAGATTCATGGAAGTAAATGATTATTTGCCCACCCGTGTAAGGGTTTTGTCCAGTGAAACAGAAGGGAAAATAGAACCGGACATAATCACCGAATCTCCAAATATCGATTTAGATTTCACTGAAGAAGAGATAGAACAAACATACCAACTCAAAAATGATAACAAACTGGATGAACTCTTCAAGTTACTATTCATCAAACAATGCAACAAACTAAACGAAATACTCCCTGAACTATTTGAAAAAACCGCAGATTACACAGAGCTATTACTATCAATATCATTCACCAATGAAGAAGGAACAGACAGACAATTAATCGATAATATCTCAGAAGAGGACTTCAAAGACCAAGTAGAAATCATCGGATGGTTATACCAATACTACAACACTGAACTAAAAGATGACACCTTCAAACAACTCAAAAAAAGGGTTAAAATCAGTAAAGAACGCATACCTGCTGCCACACAATTATTTACTCCCGATTGGATTGTCCGATATATGGTAGAAAACTCCCTGGGACGATTATGGCTGGAAGGCCACCCAGACAACAATCTCAAAGAAAACTGGAAATACTATTTAGACGAAGCAGAACAAGAACCCGAAGTACAAATAGAACTGGCAAAGATACAAGAAGAATCCAAAAACCTCAAACCAGAAGACATCAAAGTCATAGACCCTGCCATGGGAAGCGGACACATATTAGTCTACGCCTTCGAAGTATTAATGCAGATCTACACATCAGTAGGATACTCAAAAAAAGACGCAACAGAATCAATACTCAAAAACAATCTCTACGGATTAGACATAGATGATCGAGCTTACCAACTGGCCTACTTCGCAGTAATGATGAAAGCAAGATCGTATAATAAGGGAATACTCACCAAAAACATAGAACCACAAATCTGTGCCATACAAGAAAGCAAAGGAATATCTGATGAATTAATTGATTTCATAGCTGATGGGAACTCCAATATTAGAAAAGATCTAATATATTTAGTCGAAACATTCAAAGATGCTAAAGAATATGGTAGTATTCTTAAAGTAAAGGAAGATATTGATTATCATAGATTAGAGAAACAAATGGATAATATTAAAAAAATGAATATAAAAACAATCGAATCAATCAACTATCAAAATAAATCATTAAGCATCATCCAACCTTTAATAAAGCAATTAAAATTACTTTTAATGAAATTTGATATTGTGACAACAAATCCACCTTATATGAGTAGAAATAGTATGAATAAAAATGTTGCTAAATATCTACAATCAAATTATCCTGATAGTAAGTGGGACATTTTTGGAGTTTTCATAGAAAAATGTCAAGATATGTTAAATCCATCCTCTTTTCTTAGTATTATAACACAACATTCTTTCATGTTTTTATCAGTCTACGAAAATTTAAGGAAAAAAATTTTATTAAATGATATTATTAACATGGCTCATTTAGGTACAAGGGCGTTTGAAGAAATTGGCGGCGAAGTAGTTCAAACAACATCATTTGTTTTAAGAAAAAGCAATTTAGAGAATTATAATTCAACTTATTGCAGATTAGTAAATTTTAATAATCAAGACAAAAAAGAAAAGGAATTTTTATTAAGAAATAATTTATATCAAACTAAAAAAACTAATTATACTAAAATACCTGGAAGTACTATCGCTTACTGGATTCCAGAAAATGTATTTAAGCTTTTTGAAAAAAACAAAATAAGTGATTTTGCTGAAGCAAAAGCGGGAATAGTAACAGGTAATGATGATTTTTTCATAAAAGCATGGTATGAAATTAGTTTTTCAGCCATTTCTTTTGATATAACTAATTTTGATAATGAAAAAATTCCTCAGTGGGTTCCAATAAATAAAGGAGGAACTTATAGAAAATTTTATGGGAATAATACTTATATAATTAATTTAAAAGATCTATATGATATTGAAAAAACATCCAAATCAGTCCGACGAGGAGATCCTAATTACTATTTTAAAGAATCAATTACATGGTCTATGGTTACAGCTAATCCATCATTTAGATATTCGATTAACAATGTTTCAGGAGTTGCATCACCATCTCTATTTGTTTTTAACAAAGATTATACCAATTATTTATTGGGATTTTTAAATTCAAATGTTAGTGAATTTTTTACCAACACATTAAATCCTACAGTAAATCTTCACACAGGTGATGTATTAAATTTACCAATTATTATTTCAGAACAACATATTAGTGAAATAAATCGTTTAGTTGAAGAAAATATCTCTATTTTAAAAGAAGATTGGGATAGCTATGAAACTTCTTATAACTTCAAATCTCATGATTTTTTAATTTATTCCAGAAAATTTGATTTGAATATGATTGAAAAAAATTTTTTGAAAATGAAGCTTAATTATGAAACTCAATTATCAAACTACAAATCAAATCTTTTAAAAATGAATGAAATTTTTATTCAGTTATATGAAATGGAAAATATTTTAGATAATTTAATTCCTGAAAATCAAATAGAATTAAAAAATAAAAATCAATCAAATGAATGTAGATCATTAATTTCATATGCAGTAGGTTGCATTTTAGGCCGTTATTCTTTAGACAAAGAAGGTCTAATTTATGCAGGAGGCCAATGGGATCCATCCAAATACTCCAAATTCATCCCAGATGATGATAACATCATCCCTATTTTAGATACAGAGTACTTTGAAGATGATATTGTAGGTCGATTCGTAGAATTCGTAAAAGTCACTTTTGGAGAAGAAACTTTAGAAGAAAACCTCGAATTCATTGCCAAGGGCCTAAAAAAGAAAGGAACCACCAGTAGAGAAATCATAAGAAACTATTTCCTAACAGATTTCTACAAAGACCATGTAAAAACCTATAAAAAACATCCCATCTACTGGCAATTCGACAGCGGAAAAAATAACGGATTTAAAGCATTAATATACATGCAACGCTACGAACCAGACCTCGTAGCACGAGTCAGAATAGACTACCTACACAAAACACAAAAAGCACTAGAAACAACGATAGCACACAACGAAAGAATCATGGAAAGCTCCACCAGCACATCAGAAAAATCAAAAGCCGTCAAAACCAGAAACAAACTAGTAAAACAACTGGAAGAAACCAGAAAATACGATGAAGCACTAGCCCATATAGCCAACCAAAAAATAGAAATAGAGCTGGACGACGGAGTAAAAGTAAACTACGCCAAATTCCAAGGAGTAGAAGTAAACAAAGGCCAAAAAACCACTAAAATAAACTTACTCAAAAAAATTTAA
- the brxC gene encoding BREX system P-loop protein BrxC, protein MNIGEIFEKQIDRDIKGVIKVGQHEQENIYQELNEYVVTKELSKHFREFFENYRKGIEGPTDEMGVWISGFFGSGKSHFLKILSYILENKEAKGRKAIDFFKDDKKINDALVIADMNLAENVSTDVILFNIDSKSAGSQSNKDPILDVFMKVFNEMQGFCGEIPFLAKLERKLSAEGIYDQFKQEFQSINGDDWLKMREDFFFIQDDVVETLSKIGYMSEETARNWAEKADENYNISIEKFAKLVRDYCDAKGPNHHVVFLVDEIGQYIGDDSKLMLNLQTVTEDLGIYCEGKAWIIVTSQQDIDDLVKVKGYDFSKIQGRFDTRLSLSSANVDEVIRKRILAKNETATQTLEALYEEKEAILKNLLSFSSDTAEKKLYDNSKDFAAVYPFIPYQFNLLGNVLTSIREHGASGKHLAEGERSMLALFQESAISLMDRDLGVLMPFNIFYNALDKFIDHTHRSVIIKAISNQNLDEFDVEVLKVLFMIKYVKEIKANIENLTTLMITHIDEDRVDLKEKIEKSLQRLLRETLVQKNGDIYSFLTNEEQDINRAINQENVEMGEIINEASTVIFEDIFTDKKYRYDNRYNFAFNQAVDERYKGNRQSANIGMMIITPYYNLKEENTNSQSRISGLSESEKASNILRGLSDNNNEVIVHLNGDATFLEEIEGLLKINKYLTKRSAELSQTSKSIHDAKQEEVNEKRVRIKLFLEEALKYADIYVKGDKVSIKEKNPVDRINEALGKLVKKIYHKLTYMKTAPVKSDILNVIRESNQEQFGKSDNSENSLAIEEMDKYIETETKMHAKPSLKTILDKFKGAPYGFVDLDVEWLIATLYAQKRIYLVKNAQQINFKTNSADEILKYLTERKFQEKILIDRKKETSKLQIKDVKEVLRDCFGVKNSPEEDESLMELFQDKSRIRFNELEKIEREYLIEDRYPGKVIIEKSITLLRDVNGIKQSNQFFDSVSKEKDDFLDMGENLDSVLNFFEGAQKNIFKRACEVTDLYHANKNYINNKELMERVDRIEEIITMSYPFSSIHQLPELYDNFNRLHQEILNKEAEPIRNGIKEDLNHVLEELDSDEIKHEFEETFQNRFLELENKLNNSQRISDIRGIHDESYFLSSKCIGEINGFKDKIVKNNGDIEKGHEGKPKPKQKELSIRNISKSRITIKKEEDIEEFLESLREKLKAELEEDTIINLKI, encoded by the coding sequence ATGAATATTGGTGAAATATTTGAAAAACAAATTGATAGAGATATCAAAGGCGTTATTAAAGTCGGTCAACATGAACAAGAAAACATCTATCAAGAATTAAACGAATACGTAGTTACCAAGGAGTTATCCAAACACTTCAGGGAATTCTTTGAGAATTATAGAAAGGGAATTGAAGGCCCTACTGATGAGATGGGCGTGTGGATTTCTGGGTTCTTTGGAAGTGGTAAATCTCATTTTCTTAAAATATTATCTTACATACTAGAAAATAAAGAAGCTAAAGGCCGAAAAGCCATTGATTTTTTTAAAGACGACAAAAAGATTAATGATGCGTTAGTTATTGCAGATATGAACCTTGCAGAGAATGTCTCCACTGATGTTATTTTATTTAACATTGACTCTAAAAGTGCAGGTTCTCAAAGCAATAAAGATCCTATCCTTGATGTATTCATGAAAGTATTCAATGAAATGCAAGGATTTTGTGGCGAAATACCATTTTTAGCAAAACTAGAAAGAAAATTAAGTGCTGAAGGAATTTATGATCAATTTAAACAGGAATTCCAAAGCATTAATGGGGATGATTGGCTAAAAATGAGGGAAGACTTCTTTTTTATTCAAGATGACGTTGTAGAGACACTTTCCAAAATAGGTTACATGAGTGAAGAAACAGCCAGGAACTGGGCTGAAAAAGCAGATGAAAATTACAACATTTCCATTGAAAAATTTGCCAAATTAGTTAGAGATTACTGTGATGCTAAAGGACCAAATCATCATGTGGTATTCTTAGTGGATGAAATTGGCCAGTACATTGGAGATGATTCTAAATTAATGCTTAATTTACAAACTGTTACTGAAGATTTGGGGATTTACTGTGAGGGTAAAGCTTGGATTATTGTAACCAGCCAGCAGGATATTGATGATCTGGTAAAAGTAAAGGGTTATGATTTTTCTAAAATTCAGGGTAGATTTGATACTAGATTATCATTATCTTCAGCCAATGTAGATGAAGTAATTAGAAAAAGGATCCTGGCTAAGAATGAAACAGCAACTCAAACCTTAGAAGCACTTTATGAGGAAAAAGAAGCCATATTAAAGAATTTACTTTCATTTTCTTCTGATACAGCTGAGAAAAAATTGTATGATAACAGTAAGGATTTTGCAGCCGTATATCCTTTCATACCATATCAGTTTAACTTACTGGGAAATGTTTTAACTTCTATCAGAGAACATGGGGCATCAGGTAAGCACCTGGCCGAAGGGGAAAGATCTATGCTGGCATTGTTTCAGGAATCCGCTATTTCACTAATGGATAGGGATTTAGGGGTTTTAATGCCATTTAATATATTTTACAATGCTCTGGATAAATTTATAGATCATACCCACCGTTCAGTGATTATTAAAGCCATTTCGAATCAAAATCTGGATGAATTTGATGTGGAAGTCCTCAAAGTCCTATTCATGATAAAATATGTCAAGGAAATTAAGGCCAACATTGAAAACTTGACCACCTTAATGATCACCCATATTGATGAAGACCGGGTGGATTTAAAGGAAAAAATCGAAAAATCTCTACAAAGATTGCTCAGAGAAACTCTCGTTCAAAAAAATGGAGATATTTACTCATTTCTAACAAACGAAGAGCAGGATATTAACCGTGCCATTAATCAAGAAAATGTTGAAATGGGAGAAATCATCAATGAAGCCTCAACTGTGATCTTTGAGGATATTTTCACTGATAAGAAATACCGCTACGACAACCGTTACAACTTCGCATTTAACCAAGCTGTAGATGAAAGATACAAAGGAAATAGGCAGTCCGCCAATATTGGTATGATGATCATAACTCCCTATTATAATCTTAAAGAGGAGAATACTAATTCACAGTCCCGAATATCAGGTTTATCAGAAAGCGAAAAAGCATCAAATATCCTAAGAGGACTTTCTGATAATAATAATGAAGTTATAGTTCATTTAAATGGAGATGCAACATTTTTAGAAGAAATTGAAGGTCTTTTGAAGATAAATAAATACCTCACCAAACGAAGCGCTGAATTATCCCAAACTTCCAAGAGCATTCATGATGCCAAACAGGAGGAAGTCAATGAAAAAAGAGTTCGTATCAAATTATTTTTAGAAGAAGCCCTTAAATACGCAGATATCTACGTAAAGGGCGATAAAGTAAGTATTAAAGAAAAAAATCCAGTTGATAGGATCAATGAAGCTTTAGGTAAGCTGGTTAAGAAGATTTACCACAAATTGACCTATATGAAGACGGCGCCTGTGAAATCAGATATACTCAATGTCATTCGGGAGAGCAACCAGGAGCAGTTTGGTAAATCAGATAATTCAGAAAATAGTCTTGCCATTGAAGAGATGGATAAATACATTGAAACTGAAACCAAAATGCATGCCAAACCCTCACTCAAGACCATCTTAGATAAATTTAAAGGAGCACCATATGGTTTTGTTGATTTAGACGTAGAATGGTTAATCGCCACATTGTATGCTCAAAAAAGGATTTATTTGGTAAAAAATGCCCAGCAAATCAATTTTAAAACCAACAGTGCAGACGAGATCTTAAAATATTTAACTGAAAGAAAGTTCCAGGAAAAGATTTTGATTGATAGAAAAAAAGAAACCAGTAAACTTCAAATTAAAGATGTTAAAGAAGTTTTAAGGGATTGCTTTGGTGTGAAAAACAGCCCAGAAGAGGATGAGTCTTTAATGGAATTATTCCAGGACAAATCTCGTATTAGATTTAATGAATTAGAGAAAATAGAAAGGGAATATTTAATCGAAGATAGATATCCTGGAAAAGTTATCATTGAAAAATCTATAACGCTCCTAAGAGATGTCAATGGTATCAAACAATCGAATCAATTCTTTGATTCTGTAAGTAAAGAGAAAGATGATTTCTTAGATATGGGAGAGAATTTAGACTCAGTTTTGAACTTCTTTGAAGGAGCTCAAAAGAACATATTCAAAAGGGCCTGTGAAGTGACAGATCTCTACCATGCCAACAAGAATTACATCAACAATAAAGAACTGATGGAAAGAGTAGATAGAATTGAGGAAATAATAACGATGTCCTATCCATTTTCCAGTATTCACCAGCTTCCAGAGCTTTATGATAATTTTAACCGGCTTCATCAAGAAATTCTAAATAAAGAAGCTGAACCAATAAGGAATGGGATAAAAGAGGATTTAAATCACGTATTAGAAGAACTTGATTCTGATGAAATAAAACATGAATTTGAAGAAACTTTCCAAAATAGATTCCTGGAACTGGAAAATAAACTAAATAATTCCCAGAGGATTTCAGATATTCGAGGAATCCACGATGAAAGCTATTTTTTAAGTAGTAAATGTATTGGGGAAATAAATGGATTTAAGGATAAAATAGTTAAAAACAATGGTGACATTGAAAAAGGTCATGAAGGGAAACCCAAACCTAAACAAAAGGAATTGAGTATTCGTAATATTTCCAAATCAAGGATCACTATTAAAAAAGAAGAAGACATTGAGGAATTCCTGGAATCATTAAGAGAAAAACTCAAAGCTGAATTAGAAGAAGACACAATCATCAATTTAAAAATCTAG
- a CDS encoding DUF1788 domain-containing protein: MDSIDERLNRIEGIIKKDSFRRNKGLGNEVGYYIFDYDPQNELKVREYISYLKNKINNNSNSSFDLIEFDLYNIIIEILREKGYLKKSFEFEKNKGRNFAKKAIKNLLKLSSESNLIVNHIKDNTPKNSVVFLTGVGKSYPLLRSHNVLNNLHQVLDEVPVVMFFPGRYSGNELILFGTIHDTNYYRAFPLVD, encoded by the coding sequence ATGGATTCCATTGATGAGAGATTGAACAGGATCGAAGGTATAATCAAAAAAGATTCATTCCGCAGGAATAAAGGACTTGGAAATGAGGTGGGTTATTATATATTCGATTATGATCCTCAAAATGAGCTAAAAGTTCGTGAATACATCAGTTATTTAAAAAATAAAATTAATAATAACTCTAATTCCTCTTTCGATCTCATAGAATTTGATTTATACAATATTATTATTGAAATACTCCGAGAAAAGGGATATCTAAAAAAATCATTTGAATTTGAGAAAAATAAGGGCAGAAATTTTGCTAAAAAAGCAATTAAAAACTTATTAAAGTTAAGTAGTGAATCTAATTTAATTGTGAATCATATAAAAGATAATACTCCTAAAAATTCAGTTGTTTTCTTAACAGGAGTAGGTAAAAGCTATCCACTACTTAGATCACACAACGTTCTCAACAATTTGCATCAAGTACTAGATGAAGTTCCAGTGGTAATGTTTTTCCCGGGAAGATACTCTGGAAATGAACTGATTCTTTTTGGAACAATTCATGATACCAATTATTATAGGGCTTTTCCTTTAGTAGACTGA
- a CDS encoding DUF1819 family protein, producing the protein MKYSAGLISKSFWYLESKKTARYMLDGLTREEIRDLAIKDNIYQVESEYRAKNLANAIYTRLNSLPEIILKDVVDSDVATSKVLVLISIMKTDRLFFEFMHEVFRNNIILGDLTIKDRDLNLFFQEKKVQSEIVDKWVDKTIKKLKSRYLTVLGYAGVIRTNTDKREIIVPFIDYKIKQKLIDNNMAPYLYAITGEK; encoded by the coding sequence ATGAAATATAGTGCAGGATTAATTTCAAAATCATTTTGGTATTTAGAATCCAAAAAAACTGCCAGGTACATGCTGGATGGATTAACTAGGGAAGAAATTCGTGACTTGGCCATTAAAGATAATATATATCAAGTTGAATCAGAATATCGTGCAAAAAATTTGGCTAATGCAATTTACACACGTTTAAACAGTTTACCTGAGATCATTTTAAAGGATGTTGTTGATTCAGATGTGGCCACTTCTAAGGTATTGGTTCTTATTTCTATAATGAAAACTGATCGTCTTTTCTTCGAGTTTATGCATGAAGTTTTTAGAAATAATATCATTTTAGGGGATTTAACAATTAAAGATAGAGATCTTAATCTATTTTTCCAAGAAAAGAAAGTTCAAAGTGAAATTGTTGATAAATGGGTTGATAAAACAATTAAAAAATTAAAGTCCAGATATTTAACTGTACTTGGTTATGCCGGAGTAATCAGAACTAACACTGATAAAAGAGAGATTATTGTACCATTTATAGATTACAAAATCAAACAAAAGTTAATTGATAATAATATGGCCCCCTATTTGTACGCTATTACTGGAGAAAAGTAG
- a CDS encoding DEAD/DEAH box helicase, translating to MTGNDSAVELLNSRMKGFLGNRLKWKSLNPIQEQAIPVIKEKNDTLVIAPTASGKTEAVLIPIFDDIITNHLEPVSVIYVSPLKALINDMHERIENWCNHFNLEVTKWHGDVPGTKKRAFIKNPTDILLITPESLEVIFMNKSSEEKERIFKNVKYVIVDEIHYFVESDRGTQLNSIINRMKAYFNDSVSIVGLSATVGNPETVSKWLNPDKPAKIVTDPSKRPFDYKVLCGSDTDICEVLKRYVGRKILIFVHSRKDAERYYNLLKRALKIKNIYIHHSSIDRDEREDSEKKFKHLKDGFMISTSTLELGIDIGNIDIVVQIRPTYNVSSFLQRVGRSGRKSKKQRSIVFYKWDEEIFITLAEIGLISENRIEDIKIPEKPKDIYFHQMLSSIFEKGKIKQSELFNSLKDSYVFSKITKEDFKSIVENMEEREFVHNMNGNLSLGYNFEKKFGKRNFMSFYSVFCPNMEYTVREGVKNIGSLDLLFVVHFLQEGTKFILGGVPWIVKDIDHKRFNVKVQRGPKGNVPDWISEGAVVDHLISRRIYEILLGNYDEDLLKTFDEPSQDKIHEYIEHADSVGFKEGIIPVEIDSNQVYIYTFGGLKANALLSTIFRLYHDIYEVKDNAYFSSFKFRENLSFNMIQEVMANIKDVLNEPEIDTIIHEKSGKFVKNKFINYLPYEDNAKLKMELLYSPEDLIKLVSENSVELIGSTNFKDWR from the coding sequence ATGACTGGTAACGACTCTGCTGTTGAACTTTTAAACAGCAGGATGAAGGGCTTCCTTGGGAATCGATTGAAGTGGAAGAGCCTGAATCCCATTCAAGAACAGGCCATTCCAGTGATCAAAGAAAAGAATGATACATTGGTTATTGCACCAACTGCTTCAGGTAAAACTGAAGCAGTACTCATTCCCATCTTCGATGATATCATCACGAACCATTTAGAACCTGTTAGTGTCATCTACGTATCCCCACTAAAGGCCCTTATAAATGATATGCACGAAAGAATTGAAAACTGGTGCAATCATTTCAATCTAGAAGTTACCAAATGGCATGGAGATGTTCCGGGCACTAAAAAAAGGGCATTCATTAAAAATCCAACTGACATACTTTTAATAACCCCTGAATCCCTTGAAGTTATTTTCATGAACAAATCCTCCGAGGAAAAGGAGAGGATTTTTAAGAATGTGAAGTACGTGATAGTGGATGAGATACACTACTTCGTAGAATCTGACCGTGGAACACAACTCAACTCCATCATAAATCGAATGAAAGCTTATTTTAACGATTCTGTCTCAATTGTGGGATTATCAGCTACTGTGGGAAATCCTGAAACTGTTTCTAAATGGTTAAATCCAGATAAACCTGCCAAGATCGTAACTGATCCTTCAAAAAGGCCCTTTGATTACAAAGTTCTCTGTGGTTCAGATACAGATATTTGTGAGGTTTTAAAGAGGTACGTTGGCCGGAAGATCCTCATATTTGTCCATTCAAGAAAGGATGCTGAGAGATATTACAATTTATTAAAAAGAGCCCTTAAAATAAAGAACATTTACATACATCACTCCTCCATCGATCGTGACGAACGTGAGGATAGTGAAAAAAAGTTCAAACACCTGAAGGATGGATTTATGATAAGTACCAGCACCCTGGAGCTGGGTATAGACATTGGAAATATCGATATTGTGGTTCAAATCAGACCCACATACAATGTAAGCTCTTTTTTGCAGAGAGTGGGGAGGAGTGGAAGAAAATCCAAGAAACAACGATCCATAGTCTTTTACAAGTGGGATGAGGAGATCTTCATAACCCTGGCTGAGATCGGTTTAATCAGTGAAAACCGTATAGAGGACATAAAAATTCCTGAAAAACCCAAAGATATCTATTTTCATCAGATGTTAAGTTCAATATTTGAAAAAGGTAAAATAAAACAAAGTGAACTTTTCAATAGTTTAAAGGATAGTTATGTATTCTCAAAGATAACCAAAGAAGATTTTAAATCCATAGTTGAGAACATGGAAGAGAGGGAATTTGTTCATAACATGAATGGAAATCTGAGTTTGGGTTACAACTTCGAGAAGAAATTTGGTAAACGTAACTTCATGAGCTTTTACAGTGTGTTCTGTCCCAATATGGAGTACACTGTTCGTGAAGGTGTTAAAAATATAGGTTCTCTGGATCTACTTTTTGTTGTACACTTCCTCCAAGAGGGAACTAAATTCATTTTAGGAGGTGTTCCATGGATAGTCAAGGACATCGACCACAAACGATTCAATGTTAAAGTTCAAAGGGGACCTAAGGGAAATGTTCCAGATTGGATATCTGAAGGTGCAGTTGTGGATCATTTGATAAGTAGACGAATCTACGAGATTCTCCTTGGAAACTACGATGAAGACCTTCTTAAGACTTTTGATGAACCTTCACAGGATAAGATCCATGAATACATTGAACATGCCGATTCTGTGGGTTTTAAAGAGGGAATAATTCCCGTTGAAATAGATTCAAACCAGGTTTATATATACACATTTGGAGGTTTAAAGGCTAATGCACTCCTATCCACAATTTTCAGACTTTATCATGACATATACGAAGTAAAAGACAATGCTTACTTTTCATCCTTTAAATTCAGGGAAAATTTAAGCTTCAACATGATTCAAGAAGTTATGGCCAACATTAAGGACGTACTCAATGAACCTGAAATAGACACCATAATCCATGAAAAAAGTGGAAAATTCGTTAAAAACAAATTCATAAATTATTTGCCATATGAGGACAATGCTAAGCTTAAAATGGAACTTCTTTACAGTCCAGAGGATCTCATCAAGCTTGTGAGTGAGAATTCAGTTGAACTCATTGGTTCCACTAATTTTAAGGATTGGAGATGA